DNA from Branchiostoma lanceolatum isolate klBraLanc5 chromosome 6, klBraLanc5.hap2, whole genome shotgun sequence:
GAGAAATCACACATCTCACAGCTGTAAGGCTTCTCTCCAGTGTGTGACATCATATGAACCTTGATATGGCTTATGGTGACtgcagagtagtcacactgtGCGCATTTGTACGGCCGGTAGGTACTGTGCTTTGCCATGATGTGTCGTTTCAGGTGAGCCTTTcgtgcagcggaatagtcgcAGACAGCGCACTGGTATGGTCTCTCACAACCGTGAGGCGCCCTGGCATGCTTCACAAGGTGATCCTTCttcgtttgtttacttttaccCGCGGCATGCGACGTCCTAACGTGCCGTTTCAGAGCGGACATCTTGGATGTGGAGAACTCGCATTCCCGACATCGATGTGGTCTCTCCCCACTGTGAGTCTTGCGGCGCTGTTTCCTTGTCCCTCCATGGTCTGTTTCCGGACAAGCCCGTTTCTCTTCTGTCTGTTCATGCAGATCTTCTGCTGCTTCCTCCATCTAACATGGGGAAATAATAAAACTTAAACGTAAAAACACAAGAATCTATTTGTATAGCATGtttgccacaacacaagaaTCTTACTTTGTAACATGTTTACCACAACACAAGAACGTTACAAACTGTGTAACACAACACAAGAACTTTACTGTATAATATGtttgccacaacacaagaacTTAATTGAGTTAAACATGTTTGCCATAGCACAAAAACTGTACTGCATAATATGTTTGCCACGACACAAGAACTTTACTGTGcaacatgtttgccacaaggaaAATTAAAACCTGAAGTATCTCCCAGCTAAAGTGTGACTCAGGGAAACTAACAAACGCATTTCAATACATGTTTAGATCTACTTTCTGCTCTAGCTATGAATATGTTACACACTGTACAAAGAAATGGTATGCGTAAGCGACTGCGTGCATTAGACATCCGGTCTTGCGGTGTTAGTATGCTCATGGTCATCATCAGTACAGTCACCGTGCTTACGCActgtcggggttataccgccgctcacggggtgacataccctttcgttggctgatacaagacggggatgcgccaggtctcccgtccgggtgattcgtagtgaatcaccaactccagacagaaggatttggaccatcgcacaccggagCATGCCTCTACTCTTTTTCGatacgtgtggtgggttcttttacgtacgtGTGgtatggctctccccaaacacgggacctccgtttaAGGTcgtatccgagggatgtccctaaccgaagctaggtactcatttacacctgagtgaagtgagggaatttgttTTAAGTGGAAGTTAaaatttcccaagggcacagcgtcgAGGCGCAtagcgcatgtccagacatgtctgggggcaacccAGGATCGAGCTCGGGTCCCCTTGAAACCAATGCACAACATACAGCACTTATTATCAGATAATGTCGACCATTCAGCAGTCCCCATTTCATATCGTTAATGACGCCATAAAGTCATAGAAgtgccacaagtggtgaataaTGAATCTCAAGTGGTCATTTATTACAATAACTGACCTGGTCAACCGTACCATTATGTAGGGGAAGATAACTCTTTCTGTTAAGGCTtaacagaaagagaaaaaaacacacacttcaATATTAATGCGGAaagcgccaaaagttgagggagttcttgtgtcctcgaacacaaaactgtaacaacattgattctaacctccgaatccggtattcgaattttcgacggcggcgcaaccggcgcgctcaaaATGCACTCTAAATAtgctatggaagcccgtgtgatacaactctagaacctcatgtgatacggatagttatcacacggtccggaacacccgtatcaggcccaggcatgacataaacaGTCTGTACAACCCTTACCCCGTCGTGGGAACAAGTTTTATTTTGAGCAGAGAAGAAgagcaaaaacaaaacttgttcCCACGACCCAGTACTAGCCATCTCTTTTAGCTGCACAGTGACAAACAAATACCTCCATAGCCTGTTAATAACACGTGTTCACTATTGACAGGTAACAGATCTAGACTGTCGATAGCCACAATCTTACTAGAACGGAAACGTTTGCAAGCAAATAAATAAGTTTACCTTCACACGGTCTAGCTTTACAAGCTTCTGCTTATTTTACGTAAACACATTCAAATTGACAAGATTGCATAGACTAAAACCTTCCTGTAGCTTGTACTAGATCAGTATAagtagtattttgccttacGTATACATTGCACCTGGTACAGTTGTTGTAAATTAAAATAAACTTGACTATATGTGGTGACCAGCCCTctagctctgtcctgccactttgCTACATCATGTAATCAAACACCGCTGGGTGTCTGCCACTAACCATGGTAACAGCCGTTATTGACCTAGttgatttttgtgttgaaaagaataagaaaaagcGGCAGAAACGTTGCAAAAACATTATGTTTCCCATCTGTGCTCCCTTCGCATTGCTCACTCGGTGATTTTATTCGGTTGTTaaatgaccaggccttatgacaccatataaactGAGGAAAAGTCGTGTTCTTCAACCTTAATCATACACTTAAATAAAGATTACACACTTAAACACTTCTTGAAGCACCCTAAAACACCTCTCCTCCCCTCATCCCGGCACACACACGACATTTTATCAGCGTTGCAAAATCATACTCCAGTCTAACCTGAACTTGGCCGCCAGGATGCTCTCGGAACGACGCCTCCTCCGTCAGGTTGGACGACATTTCTCTCCCAACTTGCCAACTCCCGCCAAAACGtcacagggcaaaggtcaggaGACCTCGCTTCGAAAAGGTCAAGGGTTATGGTCCTTGTTACCCCAATAACAATACCGGCTTATGTTAGATTGTATTTCAAACTAAGGTATGTTAGATTGAACTTCATTTATAGTACACGTTACTATATCTAAAGCGTTGTGCTTCTCTGATCTTTGGGCAGCAACGGGatttttattatgtttagccatacctagtatggctcaacatattgttatatttcacttcccatacctagaggtatgggtagagtgaaatatattgtatttgtctggttcttcttcttcttcttcttcttcttctcctcctcctgacaaatcttcaaatggcttcttctccgccatttcttaaccaaccgacctgaaatttggtgtggaggttgagatggcaaatacccccaggccctttgtaaatcgttttgaaacaggccttaaaatcatttttatggaggttttttggggcatttttagacaatttttatattttgggctcctgtgccctggtataacaagcaaatgacctggaattcggcacaagggtgccttgaacatgtccctacaggatttcaatcacatttccggtgtacatcacttcaaaatgcttcgttttggggacttttggacccattttcagaccaaaaacgggtcaaaagtgctgtccccgttctatgttctatctaagaatccatgttctatctaaggttccgggcgttccatttgctgctggccaaagaacatgtgttcttttcaggtaacctgaggtcatgttgcaggtaaacacgcaagcctttgcactaagaagctcttggtgtctcgcagaacttgaatagataatttttttgcacgggtgattttgaaacagtcaatttatgcattgagagggactccgagggagattggcaaagtatgatgctctcgcaaatttaattatggcggcttcaaccactaataaatcacgacttgacgacgagaaaaatgcaatccgtctctgaattggttgtgtcgcacttatatacaacttataatcAAACCTataccaacgatgatgatataccactaggccgaggtaggccgatctgatcgattgcgagcaggtttgcatgcagtttcactttctgcaccaacaacctttgacccaggaagtaatacttcacaagcgcctctcaaagcgcgattgtctacacatgatgtgaatgaatatcagcaaacttttgaattgttgaaataattttactgtaaaaaagacaggcattgttggctttttatgcggtagttatctagcacgtttttAATAGGTCATTTTGCGTTGTAGGGGTCCAACACAACTTgaattgttaatactttttgaatagcaaggttaagaatagactagaaatttcatacgctatttatctcataattgtttacatatgaaattgttttatataagATAAACCAATGTCGGGTCGGCCTTTGTATGTGCCACGAAGCCCTTCCCCCTCCTAATAgtaataacgttgggtaacataaattcgccatttttccgataatggttgactaaaatcaatccagcagaacaacaaaccatcctttttttctattattctgtcagtatcatgtactatcttaaagtttgcactaatcatatatatggtagattttgtctctagtcgtgctgacaccagaatatttcaacttgaaactaccgtccgccgcacgcacaatgacggtgttgtcggacaggtgtgaacattaattcgggagagaagattcgtcttgaatatcttaccgctaattacattttatacagcagctattcgttccatccgtggcttgaggagagtgctatggatatagatgtgtctaagtaaaaaaaatacacgaaaaaacggccgtaccgcacgcatcaggcctacgggaacaacccgtgtgttgagtcggtagaacgtcaaagtcgacatccaccgtcatggcaacgtgtacattattcatggcaagttagccggatgccgtagcattgataatactactatgtccatgtattccttgttgtgttagaagcaaactttgaggaaaatatcgtcctcagtccacaatcacacgcaacattaagacaaaaaagtgttcctcacaaacctttgtcgtctgcttgacaacaggattctgggtaatgatatggcggcgggataatacacgtgccgtaggttgtagcaacaaagaggggttttgatgattgatcacacttagagtccaattgcaggtcagcaattttaagaaaataagttgtcttgtaaatgattgtgtttagcaggaagcggatgtgacatttgtcttataaaccagccgacaacgatgcagtgtgattctcccacgatgcCCTCGAGCTCAGACTGTTctaataagggacggagagtttttgtcctcgccgccttctaatgcatggttgtcgaagcttttcagccagtgttctgaatacgttagtctgtcaagtttgcatttctagcggtattactgatgttgcatctagcacatatccctaaataccccgttttcgaaaaatcgtgaatttaagtaccccgcgaatttatgttacccaacgttatagttttgtatatttgcatagtgCATGTTTGCGCATTTTTCCAGGGtgatgtatagtattgtacttttatatatagtgtatagtattgttgtgtatctttgcatatgttcaagcatgttaatgaatcacgatggttcgttgctaagggaaaatttccactgtaagggagcgtatcaggttaccgggactcCCGCGCGGTCCCCGGGGGAGCTGTAACGTCTTCTAAAAGATCATGATAGTTAGACAAACGATATCTCGCACATGTCTCGCCAATTGGAAATGAAACTAGCCAATGTGTATACCTAAAATCCTGCCGTTTTACTaatgttgcatcattttgtctgaatattttctgaaataggCCAAGTTTGCTGTTGtagaaaggatgttcggtgtaaaaaatataaaaatggtGTAAATTAGTCGGTTCTAAACGTTACTGAAAATCCAAATCTTCTATATTCTAAGCAATAACAATAATTctaaactttctgttttagGAATTTTCTAATTActcattcaaattatttctatGACCAAAAATAGGTCGAAAAATACATCTttttacactcaaacacccgTAAATCAAAATTTCCGCCGTATCAAAAAAATCCCTAAAACAAAAGCCTGGGGATATTAGTTCTCGAAAATTGAAGACCTCGATGAGTGAGTTTGAACGCACATTGCTCGAgtttttcataccactttggAACAATGTCATGCCTCACGGATAGAGGGAGGGGGTCCTTGATGCCGGCGTAAACaagtcctgcaacattcaaagtcatcaacaatggcgccagtagcttggctacatgttccatgtccacaacaaaatgtcaccaaagatatactgtccagaaaatagtttgtatttgtgataaacttttttttcttcttgtgcaaaGGACCTAGGACAGAAAGGGCCTTTTGGCGcgaatttacagtgaaaacctgcaTATGACCGTGAGTGACCCCGAATAGAATGCACGTTCTATTCGATTACGTCACTTCGAACGTAATAGAATGTTGTTCGAAttctaaaaaagtctggaaattttgggcccatatttgaccatcgtgaatgtagatgaagaataaatagatcttgggacaagtcttcttgtgtttagatggaatttttggatggtccatttcgtcaaaagatcaattattgcatggggggggggggcgaagtgaaatatgctgaatttgctcttaaagcaaatgacggccagtctagtttttgttcacgttcttcttcttcttctcctgccatatcttcaaatggaatctactccgtcatttttgggccaaacggcctgacatttggcatgtaggtaaagatggcaaatacccttaggtgattttctaattttgttgaaacaggcattaaaatcatttttatggaggttttttggggcatttttagacaatttttatattttgggctcctgtgccctggtattgcaagcaagtgacctgaaattcggtacaagggtgccttgaacatgtccctacaggacttcaatcacaattctggtgtacatcacttcagaatgcttcattttggggacttttgggcccattttcagaccaaaaacaggccaaaagtggtatccccgttccatgttctatttgctgctggccaaggaatccatgttctatctaaggatccccgcgcgttccatttgctactggccaaagaacgcgtgttctatttaggtcacctgaggtcatattgcaggaacacacgcaagcctttgcagtaagaagctcttggggtctcgcagaacttgtagagagaatttattttgcacgggtgattttggaacagttaATTTATGCATCGgtagggagattggcgaagtatgatgctcttgcaaatgttgcctttctacatgcagttaatatttcgatttgcccaggtattattttgggacagcccacttcttgcatggggaggagtatggctaaacatgctgtatttgctcaggggcaaatgacggcctttctagttacataAGGATTTTTATTACATAATAATGCATCAGGCTACTTCAGATGACAAACACACGAGTTAACGAATATAAAGTTTTATTCACACAGAAACGCCATCTTGCGGTTAACAGAAACTCTGCACCTACGTAGAgtacaaaaaataaacagtaataataaacttaaagtgtactctaaaatcaaaactcaatTTAGTATAGAAAACTACCTATTGtctatccaaaacaaaaattttgtaaccaacataaccaaactgagaataagtgcacattgcctggaaattgaaaaaggtCGCCATCGCAATATATCGGCAGACCAGAGACGTTGTCCTTCATGCCAAGATAGTATTGAAGACGAGTACCACTTTCTTATAACATGTCCTACATATAATGCTGAAAGACAAGTGCTTAtgcaatcaattacatgtaagtcaaatatTACCCTACCTTACACAGATAGCGTTACATttaatgtacttatgtcatgtccagattccatatctatccacctaggccaatatatctaccacgctatgcaaaaacgaaactgtaccattcctgaatgagaattgacaaatgtaaagtcgcaaattagactagaaacacgcaacacaatgtctgtaatttagatatagctccACGTTGTAATTAAAGTAGATTGCATTTGATGTAGCgttatagtaattagaaatttccttagattacaattagcctagaaaaacaacccttagtctgtattagttccatgttgcaatggccatagatcacactagatatagtattatagtaagtagtatattcttatacatgtatagaactagattgttacctatgttgtctgtaatttgccatacattgtcactgatgcaattgttgtgcaataaatcattcattcattcattcgtatTTGTTACAGCTTCTGAGATCTTCGGCGGACAACAACAGGATTCACATGGCGAATCAGAGAATGCTACAGACGACAAACATTCAATGTTTTCTGAGGTAACAAAATATGGGTAATCCAAGAATTGTtccttccatttttcatggaggcaacaacaccttcatttttcatggaggtaacaaaatATGGGTAATCCAAGAATTCttgcctccatttttcatggaggcaacaataccttaatttttcatggaggtaacaatatGGGTAATCCAAGAATTGTTCCGCTTCGCAGGTACAGACCcataatcatcatcaacatggccgccgcAGACCAAGAAACCCACCCCAGCGCAGTTCGTCGTCGTTCCTACGAGAACGAGAGCTATCGGGACGGGTTCCTTGGAACTGTGGGTgacttacagaaggctggggtactgcaggatgtcatccttgaagtcgagggccggcagtttccctgccatcggcttgttctgtccgcggccagcccctacttcagggccatgtttacaaatgGCATGGCGGAAAGTCGTCAGAAGACGGTTGTTTTGAAGGTAGGGTTGACGTAACGCTAAGTCTAACTAGAGAGAGCAAAACATGCAGTACTAGGAAACCCAAAAGAACCGTCGAATATGGTGGCAGACGGGTGGACATGTTGAGATCCCTCTCCAATAggttacgcccccctccccacaagttaagtggggaggggggcataactttTTGATGAGGGATCTAAGTTAACACTCAACAAACCCACCCCCTCCCCAAGTATTCAATGGTCTTTTGAGTGTTTGGCTGTCAAATTTGGTGGCTTCATGCAGCGTTTAGGGAGTTGGGGTGTCTCTCAGTAGACTTTTCCTTCAATGACACAGTTTTAGGATGCAGAACAACAGATGTGTTGTAAGTcacatgtgtttttgttgtatatGTGTTTAACAGACTAGCTGGGATTTTATTATATTTCCTGTATGGCTATTGAAGACTTCAAGATGATAGACATGTGTGTATATTGTACATTCTTGCCTTATAATAAGTTATATTTCATGCAGGGTTATGATAGATGGAAATAGAagaatcagggctcgaaattaatttttggaaataggtgcaccagGGCACACAACTAAAACAAGTAGGTGCATAAAAAAGAATTTTAGGTGCACCACAAATAAATTGAATGTCACCAAAACATAATCACAAGTtgtatagctaacttcaaaatttcaaacaagtccatgtaacacatgaaataaagtacaacatgaGGTTAAATTGCATTTTCTGATACATTTCGAAAATATTCTGTTTATTACTAGTAAAACAAATACATCtcggtgcactggtgcacccacagtcagaaattaggtgcacagctccaactttgggtgcacacaggtgcacatgcacccagtatttcgagccctgctagaTCAAGAATTAACACGATGCTCTGTCTTGTAGAGATCAGTTAAATATTTTACTATAAGCTGGCTCACAGTTTGAACGTTGCAATGTACAGTGTTATGGAATTGTGAgttatatgtcaaaggtgaaggcccctgagacaaaCATGGTGTCAAgtatggtctagacaagaactgtgtACATACTACTTGCAGCCTTCACCTAGACCTATGCTAGTTTAAGTAGTTACATGTGTAGTTTAAGCTGTCAACCGCCTTATTGTCCTGCAGGGTTTGGATGCAGACGTGTTTGCAGAGATCGTGAGCTACATCTACACGGGAACCCTCCGtgtgtccctggacaaagtCCAGCtcctgtaccaggcagccgacctcctccaactggactatgtgagagacacctgcagcagctacatggtCATGAGCTTGGCGCGTTCCACCTGTGTGGACCTGTATGCATTTGCTGAGGCCTTCTCTTTGTACACTGTCCTGTGCCGTTGTAAGGAGTGGATCTGTAGGCACTTTGCTAAGGTTGGTCTCTTCAATATGGTGCTATTATATATAAGCATCAAACTataatgtatttacatgttcgGGCTCTGAAAACAAAACCTGTATAGAATCCGAAGGCAAAGATGAAATTCTGACAACTTCTGGTGAATCTTAGTCTATATAGGCAAATCAACAATTCCAAAGCTGCAGTACCATCATGGATTACTAGTTGGTGCTTCAGTACCACTGAGTTGCTAAATGCTAAATGAGGGACAATACTGAATTCTATCAGATTGCCacaaaaatgtcatttcaacCATTTATCTTCAATAGTAGTTTACTGTAAATGATTaaacaaaaccaaaaaaataacTTCCTGACATGAATATTGCTCAATGACAACATGTCACCCCCTACATAAATCACACTAAAACACGTTTAACTCATTCCCATTTGctgaaacagatttttttattgcTAGTTACAGATAATGTCTGCCAAATTTGTTTTGTAAATCCAGCATTATCAGATTTATAACTAGTTTCATTTCTTAATAGAAGGGAGATTAGGTTTTCTCAGTGCTTTGAATTCAGTGCTTGAAACAGTTCTATAGTACGGCAGTgatacaatggaaacacatatGTCTGTTGTCATGAAATTATGggtaaaactaccgcaaaaagTTTgtatatttacagtattatatcACTTATGTATGTAAGACACACATTTTTCACAGCAccacacattgtacatgcatcTCCACAGTTTGCCTCCAGcgaggagttctgcagcctgagtgtgaatcagctgactgagatcatcagccatgatgagctggatgttaaagaggagacagcagtgtgggaggctgtggtgagatgggtgcagcacagcaaGGAGGACAGGTGGGTACTATTattaatcatacaaagtattaCCTTGCGTTACATTGCATTTTTAGTAAtatgtcaaaatgaaaaaaacttgTGCGCAGTTTTGGTCTAGACCATGGTTGATATTTAATACATGTCCAAATGTGTTTATTGatatctcaggggccttcaacaaGCATATTACCCATAATTCCTCCTTGCTGCACGTGCACAATTTAAACCGTGaactgacttacatgtatatataacaaGTTCTAATGTCCTTCtgtatcattatctccatgaaaaatggagataaagtttttggcgtgtctgtgcttgcatgtgtgtctgcttgtgtttctggactactgtctagtcagcataactaaaaaacctctggatggatcataatgatatttggtatgtatgtaggtgttggggagacaaaggtcaatctaAGGTCTagttttggccccctggtatatgacctttgtgctgcagcagaacttctgtttttgtatcttttgatctggaAATGCTATGGTCTTAAGTTTTTGTGGCAGATAACTTGTGATGTGACGAAGAAGTGCTGTGGGTTtcagccccctagcagcttactaCGGAACTGCACGGATAGTGTTGTCTAAATTTTTAAAGGAGAATG
Protein-coding regions in this window:
- the LOC136436922 gene encoding zinc finger protein 436-like, producing the protein MSSNLTEEASFREHPGGQVQMEEAAEDLHEQTEEKRACPETDHGGTRKQRRKTHSGERPHRCRECEFSTSKMSALKRHVRTSHAAGKSKQTKKDHLVKHARAPHGCERPYQCAVCDYSAARKAHLKRHIMAKHSTYRPYKCAQCDYSAVTISHIKVHMMSHTGEKPYSCEMCDFSTTYKGNLKYHMATHTGEKPYKCEVCGHSTTRMFNLKQHMATHTGEKPYKCEVCGYSAIKISQLKCHMATHTGEKPYKCEVCGYSTARLSHLKRHISTHTGEKPYKCEVCGYSAIQMSHLKRHIANHTGEKPYHCEACDYSTVELSHLKRHMAGEKPHKAKV